A window from Candidatus Nitrospira neomarina encodes these proteins:
- a CDS encoding DUF3568 family protein, with protein MWTMPLMSGCAVALFGAGAGAGVAGATYVMGKLEDEINAPVSKVQRAAVAALKSLELPVDKQRGDKLAAELESETADQKKVWISITSLTSSRSKVVIRVGLLGDEARSRQILQAIHMRL; from the coding sequence ATGTGGACCATGCCGCTAATGTCTGGATGCGCTGTGGCGTTGTTCGGTGCTGGTGCAGGGGCCGGTGTCGCAGGGGCGACCTACGTGATGGGCAAGCTGGAAGATGAAATCAATGCTCCCGTTTCAAAAGTCCAGCGGGCTGCCGTGGCCGCTTTGAAATCGTTGGAACTCCCCGTCGATAAACAACGAGGAGATAAATTAGCGGCCGAGTTGGAGTCCGAAACGGCTGATCAAAAGAAGGTATGGATTTCGATTACTTCGCTTACATCCTCCCGGTCAAAAGTTGTGATTCGGGTGGGACTTTTAGGAGATGAAGCCCGCTCCCGACAGATTTTACAAGCCATTCATATGCGGTTGTGA
- a CDS encoding SOS response-associated peptidase: MCGRFTRKENFQHLAKQLGLKVLPPLSPRYNIAPSQLVACVRTNLESGQRECTELKWGLVPSWAKDPSIGNKLINARGETVAEKPAFRKAFKHQRCLVLADGFYEWKQEGKTKQPYYVRFKDQRLFAFAGLWERWKKNKADPLETCTLITTAPNAVMESIHHRMPVILTSKDYADWLDPSLQSIERINALLRPYPPEEMEAYPVSQLVNNPRHDRPECVVPIE; encoded by the coding sequence ATGTGCGGTCGCTTCACACGCAAAGAGAATTTTCAGCATTTGGCGAAACAGTTGGGCCTCAAGGTCCTCCCGCCATTGAGCCCTCGCTACAATATTGCTCCATCGCAGTTGGTGGCCTGTGTGCGCACAAATCTTGAATCAGGACAAAGAGAATGTACGGAATTGAAGTGGGGACTGGTGCCCTCTTGGGCTAAGGACCCCAGCATCGGAAATAAGTTGATTAATGCCCGCGGTGAGACTGTGGCAGAGAAGCCGGCTTTCCGCAAAGCATTTAAACACCAACGCTGCCTGGTCCTGGCGGATGGCTTTTATGAATGGAAACAAGAAGGGAAAACAAAACAACCCTATTACGTTCGATTCAAAGATCAACGGCTCTTTGCGTTCGCGGGCTTATGGGAACGGTGGAAGAAAAACAAGGCCGACCCTCTGGAAACCTGCACACTCATTACGACTGCTCCCAATGCAGTCATGGAATCTATCCATCATCGCATGCCGGTCATTTTAACCTCTAAAGATTATGCCGATTGGCTCGATCCATCTTTGCAATCTATTGAGCGAATCAACGCATTGCTCCGACCGTATCCACCCGAGGAAATGGAAGCCTATCCCGTCAGTCAGCTCGTGAATAATCCAAGACATGATCGGCCTGAATGTGTGGTTCCTATTGAATGA
- a CDS encoding BON domain-containing protein, whose protein sequence is MKQLQTMGLVACLFLVSLMVGCAGGPQKESFGEHIDDSVITTKVKTALLSDPEVSGMDINVTTFKGRVQLNGLVNNAQQIDQAARLAREVGGVMAVENNLSIK, encoded by the coding sequence ATGAAACAATTACAGACGATGGGATTAGTTGCGTGTCTTTTTCTGGTTTCCTTGATGGTAGGATGCGCGGGAGGGCCTCAAAAGGAAAGTTTTGGAGAGCATATTGATGATAGCGTGATAACGACCAAGGTCAAAACGGCTCTCTTGAGTGATCCGGAAGTGTCCGGGATGGATATCAATGTGACGACTTTTAAAGGACGGGTTCAGTTAAACGGCCTTGTCAATAATGCTCAGCAAATCGACCAGGCCGCACGATTAGCACGGGAAGTCGGTGGGGTCATGGCAGTTGAAAATAATTTGTCCATTAAGTAA
- a CDS encoding BON domain-containing protein codes for MHIVTGIGIMLLMISMGCASTPLQESTGEYLDDSIITTKVKTALLRCPLVSGTDVHVETFKNRVQLSGFVDEMRQAEQAIFLSREVEGVGVVENRLSIK; via the coding sequence ATGCACATAGTTACGGGTATTGGAATCATGTTATTGATGATCTCGATGGGTTGCGCGAGCACCCCTCTTCAGGAGAGCACGGGAGAATACCTTGATGACAGTATTATCACGACAAAGGTGAAGACCGCTCTTCTCCGATGCCCCCTGGTGTCAGGGACCGATGTTCATGTCGAAACATTTAAAAATCGGGTGCAGTTGAGTGGGTTCGTGGATGAAATGCGGCAGGCTGAACAAGCGATATTTTTATCGAGAGAGGTTGAGGGGGTGGGGGTGGTTGAGAACCGACTGAGTATCAAATAA